A stretch of the Papaver somniferum cultivar HN1 chromosome 6, ASM357369v1, whole genome shotgun sequence genome encodes the following:
- the LOC113289648 gene encoding protein PLASTID MOVEMENT IMPAIRED 1-like yields MEPQISPETRNSNTNILEELEFLSQSLYQSHTTTTTTTRRRTASFALPRTSIPTNSPTPHILTSKNEENREISQSMRIFTSPWRSKPKLDHDQNDEKNELQVSDHQEIKILDEKVVGSAEKKGIWKWKPIRALSHIRMRRLSCLFSIDVVTVEGLPTSMNGLRLCICVRKKDTRDGAVKTMPSRVSQGVAEFEETLFVKCHVYCSTGSGKQPKFEPRPFLIYMSAVDAREIDFGRSSVDLSLLIQKSMERSLEETRVRQWDASFDLSGKAKGGKLVLKLGFQIMEKDGEVGIYGHSDEGSNSGSSSLSYFGRKQSKSSFSIPSRRMSSRMAVLMSPSSVGRGVDFDAIDDFNFAAPAVFPPSSPFSQKSEEPEMNVEGRDLPEFDVVDKGVEVREKGHANEEVSEDDRSVTSEVVKVVMNEQLQWTRSKDLDLIAQQIKTLESMMEDENSVNTEEESESQKLDEDEETVTKEFLQMLEEEDHDEQPGNLLMKPEVSEIATETTETDSKILLPDLGKGLGCVVQTKDRGYLASTNPFHIEFSRKETPKLAIQLSKPLVLQSQKLMSGFEMFQRMAAIGLEELSSEMLALMPLDELIGKTAEQVAFEGIASAIIQGRNAEVTTSKAASSITALKTMAAAMNAGRKERISTGIWNVDGEPVAVDEILAFSMQKIESMAIEALKIQAEMAEEDAPFDVSPLFTLGNKKDLHRPFASSVPLEIWLKNRSLTTAEGEQKLPATVTLSLALQLRDPLRRYEAVGGPMIVLIQATRTEATPGKDVGDNVEMRYKVVSLHVGGLKIRMGEKRHIWDAEKQRLTAMLWLMEHGLGKADKKGKPVTPKGMDSLWSISSRLMADMWLKQMRNPDVKFLKQQLAMIRS; encoded by the coding sequence ATGGAGCCACAAATTTCACCAGAGACTAGGAATTCCAACACCAATATCTTGGAAGAACTTGAGTTTCTAAGTCAGTCACTCTACCAGTCTCATACAACTACTACTACTACCACAAGAAGAAGAACTGCCTCCTTCGCTCTTCCCCGAACTTCAATTCCCACAAATTCGCCGACCCCTCACATACTAACATCAAAAAATGAGGAAAATAGGGAGATATCACAGTCCATGCGGATTTTTACGTCCCCATGGCGATCTAAGCCGAAGCTTGATCATGATCAAAATGATGAGAAAAACGAACTGCAAGTTTCAGATCACCAAGAGATCAAGATACTGGATGAAAAGGTCGTGGGTTCGGCTGAAAAGAAAGGAATTTGGAAATGGAAGCCAATTCGAGCACTTTCACATATCCGAATGCGGAGATTGAGCTGTTTGTTCTCTATTgatgttgtcactgttgaaggTCTTCCAACGTCGATGAATGGGCTTCGTCTTTGTATTTGCGTGAGGAAGAAAGATACTAGAGATGGGGCAGTGAAGACGATGCCATCCAGAGTTTCGCAAGGAGTAGCTGAGTTCGAAGAGACTTTGTTTGTCAAGTGTCATGTCTATTGTAGTACTGGGAGTGGAAAGCAGCCGAAATTTGAGCCTCGCCCTTTCTTGATTTATATGTCAGCTGTTGATGCTCGAGAGATTGATTTTGGAAGGAGTTCAGTGGATTTGAGTCTTCTGATTCAAAAATCCATGGAGAGAAGCCTTGAGGAGACGCGGGTTCGACAGTGGGATGCAAGTTTTGATTTATCAGGAAAAGCAAAAGGAGGAAAACTTGTTCTGAAACTTGGATTTCAAATCATGGAGAAAGATGGAGAGGTGGGAATATATGGACACTCTGATGAAGGATCCAACTCAGGTAGTAGTTCTTTGAGTTATTTTGGTCGCAAGCAATCAAAATCTTCTTTCAGCATTCCGAGTAGAAGGATGTCAAGTAGAATGGCCGTGTTGATGAGTCCTTCAAGTGTGGGCAGAGGAGTGGATTTTGATGCCATTGACGACTTCAATTTTGCTGCACCAGCTGTCTTTCCTCCAAGTTCACCATTTTCTCAGAAATCTGAAGAGCCTGAGATGAATGTAGAAGGCCGTGATCTTCCGGAATTTGACGTTGTAGACAAAGGAGTTGAGGTTCGAGAAAAAGGCCATGCTAATGAAGAAGTGTCTGAAGACGATCGGTCGGTTACAAGTGAGGTTGTTAAAGTAGTAATGAATGAGCAACTCCAATGGACAAGATCGAAGGACCTTGATTTGATCGCTCAACAGATCAAAACACTTGAATCTATGATGGAGGATGAAAATTCTGTTAATACAGAAGAAGAAAGTGAATCACAAAAgctagatgaagatgaagaaactgtaACCAAGGAATTTCTTCAAATGCTCGAGGAAGAAGATCACGATGAACAGCCAGGCAATCTGCTGATGAAACCTGAAGTATCTGAAATTGCCACAGAAACCACAGAAACAGATTCCAAAATTCTTCTACCAGATCTTGGCAAGGGACTAGGCTGTGTAGTTCAAACAAAGGATAGAGGCTATTTAGCTTCCACAAATCCTTTCCACATTGAGTTCTCAAGAAAAGAAACCCCGAAGCTCGCAATACAGCTCTCAAAACCTTTGGTCCTTCAATCACAGAAATTGATGAGTGGGTTCGAGATGTTCCAACGAATGGCAGCCATTGGACTTGAAGAACTGAGCTCTGAGATGTTAGCATTAATGCCTCTGGACGAGTTGATTGGTAAAACTGCAGAACAAGTAGCTTTCGAAGGAATTGCTTCCGCAATCATCCAAGGACGGAATGCAGAAGTAACTACCTCTAAAGCTGCTAGCTCCATCACTGCATTAAAAACCATGGCCGCAGCAATGAATGCAGGCAGAAAAGAGAGGATCTCAACAGGAATCTGGAATGTAGATGGAGAACCAGTTGCTGTAGATGAGATTCTAGCATTTTCAATGCAAAAGATAGAGTCCATGGCAATCGAAGCTCTAAAGATTCAGGCAGAGATGGCAGAAGAAGATGCCCCTTTCGATGTTTCTCCACTTTTTACTCTTGGCAACAAGAAAGACCTGCATCGGCCCTTTGCCTCATCTGTCCCACTCGAGATTTGGCTGAAAAATAGAAGTTTAACCACAGCTGAAGGTGAACAGAAACTCCCAGCTACAGTAACACTGTCACTAGCTCTTCAACTAAGGGACCCATTGAGGCGATATGAGGCAGTAGGAGGCCCAATGATTGTTTTGATTCAGGCAACACGTACAGAAGCTACACCAGGGAAAGATGTTGGTGATAATGTTGAAATGAGATATAAAGTGGTGAGTTTACATGTTGGCGGTTTAAAGATCAGAATGGGAGAGAAACGGCATATTTGGGATGCTGAGAAGCAACGGTTAACTGCAATGCTGTGGTTAATGGAACATGGCTTGGGGAAGGCAGATAAAAAAGGGAAACCCGTAACGCCAAAGGGGATGGATTCGTTATGGAGCATCTCTTCGCGTCTAATGGCAGATATGTGGCTCAAACAGATGAGAAATCCAGATGTTAAGTTCCTAAAACAGCAACTAGCCATGATTAGGTCATAA